The following DNA comes from Octopus sinensis linkage group LG5, ASM634580v1, whole genome shotgun sequence.
aatttatctattttataaacACCTTGGTTTAATCATTCTAATTACATAATCTACTGCTTAAACGACGAAATATAACTACAAAAATTAGTAACAtaaagcagtatcgcccgacgttgctcgcgTTTGTTTTCGACGTTATTCTCTTTGTGAACATTACACCGAAAGATAGCGACACACTAGACAAAACATCgtgaaaaatagagattttctttttgatgtaaataattttccgatttgaattttttctccgGATGAGAAAGCCTTCTATCATGCTatcaattttggttaacttgcgccacagggactcgaaggagatagtgttgaaggctaccaaacctgccatacacagacaaccagCTTTATATTACAGAGATAGATTAGCTaaagtatatctatatttaattttacaAACTATCACCTAACTTAAATTATACTTAATTCCGTTGGATTTCAATTCccaggggcgttcaataagtaatgcccctgacccacttcccatagcagtagagcaacgaaacttggcacagttattggtctttttctacataggaaccacccagagttacgcatttctcccattttgatgcaactctggagaccgtttttgtagaagaccccagcttggtcctccaacctgaacgtgacttcagaaatcaaggctgcatcatctgggaaacgctttactttcaaaaacaacttcatgactgggaagaggtgaaaatcaaagggtgcaaggtcaggaaagtagggggatgggggaaagtagccatacgcctgtgcttctgatctggcgacaagcgagttgtggaccggagcgttgtcctgcaggaggaggatgcctttgctgatcttgccccgccttgATTTTAATAacctcttaatttcctcaaagtgaagctcctgtaattgtggctcCCTTAGCCAAGAAATCTTTTATCACTACTGTCACTACATGTCAACTGCAAACTGGTGAAACAGTTCCCGTGATCTGTGCAGGGGGTTGAAATCATTATGCCTTGTCATGAAGCCATACATGAAACGGTTTTAGATGTCCCAGAAGACTGTGGGCATGACCTTGTCAGCGGAgtgctgcacccttgccttctttggaggaggtgagtcacggtgcttccagtgcattgactgggctttggtctctggatcatcgtgatggacccaggtttcatcctctGTAATCAGTctattgaaaaattttgactcatcttggcacatctccaagttcaccctcgagcactcgacgcgttcttgcttctggaaaggtgtgagcagcctgggaatccatctggcagacaccttttgcatatgcaaatggtcatgtatgatagtttccacagacccggtactaatcttgacctcatgggctattttgcgaatagttatgcgtcgatcttccaaaattgcagcctcaacttgacggacagatgcctcagaagggggcgaccagatctgggagctgtttctacaaagttctgaccatgtttgaattcacgatgccagtgttttacaaggtcatatgatggggcatcatcaccataagttacttttatttcatcaaaagtctcccgtggtgtgcgtcctttcaaatacaaaaaccgcatcACAGGCTCcctttcacacttgactcagttcaaacacctgtaaatcggaaaccacCATTACTTCAGAGCTGTAAATCAAACAATTGCAAATGGGTCGTGCATGGTTGGAGAAAACTGATTAGATTTCGGGATCAAGATTCTGAATTATTTATCTGCTTTTTTGGCTTAATTTTTCATTGTGAACAGGTTCATTAttagtttgtgagagcagttaaGTTTATTTCAGTTAGTCTcaatttaaaaatcatctctgattTTGATTATCAAAAATGTCTATCAGAAAACGGACATTCGTTATCCTTGGCAGAAGTTTGCACTTTCTGAATGCTCTTATAGGTAAACAGCATATGACCATCCCTGTACTGAATAGATTTGGAAATGATAGGatccgtatgtatttatatgtgcaaaaACATCATACTAATTTGGTAAATATGACTGAACTAATTAATGATATGATTATATTTACCCCAcagataacacaaatatatacaaaaacttttaatgaaatataattttaccaTGCCGTATTTTAAGATAATAAACAGTAAATATTGAACTTGAATTACAAAACAAATCCATTGCACAAATCCTTTATCTGACAGACATTTTTCAAACTcaaaagtatgcatgtataattccAAATATAGCaattacagaaatattaaaattactaaatcTTACAACAGCGTTTCTGGAAATAAATAGTTTtcgccatactaatatgtatATTAGTGTACATTTTACAAATTTCACACATATCCTTTCAACTAGCCTGCCCTACATTTATTCTTTCACACACTcgactcacacaaacatgcatatatgattcTTTGAATGTACaaacatgtttatgtatacattaaCATGATGCATgctgtaatacacacatacatgcacatatacacgaaATGTGTTCAAATGTCTCAAACGACGTTTTCTAAGTGACGTTGGCTACCTGctcgaagtatgcatgtatatatgtgagcatattggtatgtgtgtatattggtatgtatgcacgtatcattatataaatatgttgaaacatgtaaaagtgcaCCAGTACGAGTGACATGTAGGAGACACCCAAGCCATAGAATTATCGCTGAAAGTGACAACTATACCATCGTGCAAGTCTCAAACACGATAATGTTGTAGAGGGATGGCATTAAATAACGTGTCTATTTCAAGATAGCTTAAATGATATGTTTTCTAAATTCAGGATGAATTTTTAAATTCAGACTagttgaaataaactcgactgctctcacaaactaaTACTAAACGGGACACCACTTGAAAATAAGGCCAAAACAACAGATAGATAATTCAGAATCTTTGTCAGGATATGATTTTATCCCGAAATCTAAGTAGTTTTTTCCagcaagtttgtttgtttgtctatctgaAGCTATCTTGAGATAAACAAGCTATCTTAAAACAAATAAACGAACAAAAACAGAACTGCCATCCGTATTGTTAGTTTTTGCtatgtttctatggttggatgccagGCAAGTTACAGAATGCATTTGGTGTCTCCTACATGTCATTGATACTGGTGCTCTTTTATATGTTCTTGCTTTTAAGGTATTATTGGCACGAGCACCTTTTATATATTGATAGCATGGGTGTATTTTACATGCTTACAACATCTTTACCTTTGTAAAATCGTGTCCATGTTCATATGCATGTACaattttcatatacataacaattttgttaaaattttatgcTACACATTTTCTAATTTCTGTCAATATAAATCTTTGTAGCATAGTAGTGTACATTTGGCACATATCTTGTTTCTGATAGACATTTTTAAAACTCAAAATCAgagatgattttaaaattaagactagctgaaataaactcgactgccctGCATTTaggcatgcacacaaacatgcatatgagaatgtacatgtgtacaaacatattcatgtatgcatgaacGAGATGCAtgctgtacatacatgcataaatacgtatTTTTATGCTACACGTTAGTGTACATTTGGCACATATCCTGTTTCTGATAGACATTTTTAAAACTCAAAATCAgagattttgtatatacatgtatgtacgaatgtgttTTGCAATTTGTGTTAATATGATGGTAATGAGATTATATTGACACATATCGCAAGATtttcataaaacaaaatgttttagaGTAGGAATGAATTCTTATTAAAATTGTGAATGCCTATTCTCACTACTAAAACCTCtggttttaataattaaaaagatatctatttataaaaatataaatagaaacatacGGCATGGTAAAATTATATTCCATTAAAAGTTTCCATGTGTAAAAGCATTTACAATAATGTTTAAATTACATGCTTTTTTTAACGAATTTTGTTGAATGATAATTTTGCGATTTCTGACAAAAAAAACGTTATtgctatatttgtaattattcatGCATAATAAGTCTGTTAGAAAAAGGatattttaaatttgtaaaatGTACACTAATATACAAAATTTTGCGATGTGTGTCAATAGATCAATAGGTTCGGTTATATACACAAAAACGTTATTGCTATATTTGTGATTATGCATGCataattttgaatttgaaaattGTCTGTCAGAAAAAGGATTTGTGTGAAATTTGTAAAATGTACACTAATATACAAAATTTGGGTTTGCAATGTTATGCAACTCAATTCTCATTTTAAAAcatattgtgtcaaaattttgtgATTTGTGTTATCTGTGGGGTAAATATAATCatatcattaattatttcagtcatattTACCAATTagtatgatgctttttacgtatgcatacatatttacatgcttgCATAGATACGGATACGTTTGTACACATGTACATGGATGGTCATATGTtatttacttctaataataagTGCATTCAGAAAGTGCAAACTTCTGCCAAGGCATTACGAATGTCCGTTTTCTGAtactatctgaaataaacttgactgctcttacAAACTCGTAATGAACCTGACCACGCTGAAAAATTAAGACAAAAAAGTAGAAAATTTAGAATCTTGATACTGAAATCTAAGCAGTTTTCTCCAGCCATGCACGAACCCGTGAATATTTCTATCTTGAGATAGACAAGTTACCTTAAGATAGACAAAGAAACACGACTTCTGCTATCcatctacatcatcattattaagttggAGATTTGTACGATGGTATAGTGGTCATGTTTCTATGGGTGGACCTTTTCTGAAGCCAAGGAAGTTATAGTGCATTGGGTGTCTCCATGTCATTCGTACTGGGGATCTTTTAAACGTTGCCAGCAAGTATATGtgtcaacatatacacatatttacatacataattgtaagaattagcacttccttctcaaagcttggattcgaaatcagacccaagaatcattggtcgtaaaataccaatgcacaaaaaggcgcgaaatcagaatctctttgttctgacaaaaaatgatggatcgtctcccttcgacctctgacccgagcaggtcaggcgaagtttaacaggacgaccagcgacctactgtactcaataacactcttgcggtatatctatttttctggctatttgagatgttataaatagaacggagaaataggtatctagagagaagccgaaccaacgtttaagagaacgtcacgcatttatgaggacgatgaaagaatattcagaaaggtgactctgtcatgcatgatttacacacatgcaccatcaaacatattctgctttaatgtgtatcctgtattatgcattcctttaatatgtattatttgcaaccactatttaatatgcattttgtacaagcgatgtgtaacattgcttacaaattgatgtagtgataataaatctttaatttattacaaagcacttatgtatttattaatacatccacgcatccactacaTTTGGTGACCCCGTAAAACGAATCGCGCCTTCCCTGGAACCAGCTTCATCAACCGCGTCGAAGAATTACAGTTTGCACATCACCAGCAACGAAGCAACTGAAAATTCCGACAAAAACAATGAATCTCCCGGAACAAAACCCAGCGGCCAACATCGACATGGTATTCCAAGCGGCGATCTCGTTAAAAATTCCACCATTCTGGACCCACGACCCGACATTGTGGTTTCACCATATAGAGGCACAGTTTGCCTCTCACAGAATATCGAGCGATGCGGCTCGACTTTCTCACGTTATCAGTTCTCTGTCACCAGAAGTAACGAACGTGATACGCGACCTTATCATGGCACCACCCGGTTCTGTTTCATATGAAGTTTTTAAAACCACGTTAATAAACAGAACCTCAGAATCCAACAAAAAAGACTTCACCAGCTTCTGATATCGGAAGAATTGGGTGACAAAACGCCGTCCCAGCTTCTTCGGAGAATGAAACAGCTTCTCGGAGATGAGACGCTCCCAGAAAAAATCTTCAAGCAACTTTTTCTCCAGCGTCTGCCCTCCAATACCCAGGTTGTTCTCGCGTCCACCAGAGAAAACACATCCCTTGAAGAACTTGCGGAGCTAGCTGACAAAATAGCCGAAGTACCGCACAGATATCCAACGGTATCGACGGTGACGCCAGCCGCTCCCAGTACCAATCCTTTCCGTGCACAAACCAGTTCTTCAGAGATTTCGGATTTGCGTGCATTAATGACGCAGCAAGCTGCGCAAATACAAATTCTCACAGCCCAAATACAAGCCCTAAAGTTTAGTCCCCAGCGTCGAAGCACCAGCCGATCTCGACGAGATGGCAGACGGTCTCGAAGCCCCAGTGCTACCCGAAACTCACATGACACGTGTTGGTACCACCGAACATTCGGAACACGGGCACAAAAATGTACGGTACCGTGCTCGTTTTCCTCACCCAGTTCGGGAAACGGCACAGCCAGGAATTGAACGCGACGGAAATTCCTGGTTCGCACCCACACAGTCGCCTGTTTTTCGTTTGCGATCGTGTAACAGGCACGCGTTTCCTGGTTGACACAGGTGCGGAAGTCAGCATCATCCCAGTCTCCAACActtctggaaaaagaaaagagacatcagTCTGTCTTCAGGCAGTCAACCATTCACCCATTCCAACCTACGGTGAACAGTCCCTAACATTAAACATAGGACTACGCCGCACATTTCAGTGGGTATTCGTCGTCGCTAAACTGCCGACCCCTATCTTAGGAGCCGATTTCCTGCATCATTTCGGTCTCCTGGTAGACATAAAGAACAGACGACTTGTCGACACCACCACCAAGCTTACTGTGCGCGGTATAGCCGCTCGAATGGACACAGTCAGCCCAACTGTAATGCTTACGACAACGACTCGTCACAGTTCCATCCTGAATGATTATCCAGATGTCGCCCGGCCAGTTTTTCATAACCAGCCGATAAAGCACGACGTTACCCACCACATCAAAACCAGCGGTCCACCTGTTGCTGCAAGGCCCAGAAGGTTACCACCTGATCGTCTCCAGGCCGTCAAGCGGGAATTCCAGCACATGCTCGACCTCGGAATCATCCGCGTTTCCAGCAGCAACTGGTCCTCGCCGATACACTGCGTCCCAAAAAAATCATCGACCGATTGGCGGGTTTGCGGCGATTATCGATCACTGAATAAAAGCACTATCAGTGATGCCTATCCGGTGCCTTTTCTTCAGGACTTTTCGAGCTCGCTGCATGGAGCTCGCATCTTTTCAAAAATCGACCTGGTGCGAGCATACAACCAAATCCCAGTCGAACCTGCAGACATCTCAAAGACAGCAGTGACTACACCTTTCGGAATGTTTGAATTCCTGCATATGCCTTTCGGTTTACGAAACGCGGCACAGACATTCCAAAGGTTTATCGACATGGTGACTAGAGGTTTGCCTTTCGTCTATGCCTACATAGACGACATACTCGTGGCCAGTAACTCGGACGAAGAGCATAATCAACACCTTCACCTGCTATTCGAACGTTTACGTAAATTCGGAATTGTTATCAACCCTACTAAATGTTTGTTCGGAGTtgcttcccttcattttctcggCCATATAGTCGATAAAAAGGGAATTCGTCCCCTTCCCGAGAAAGTCAAGGCCATCGTGGATTTTCCACCACCCACATCTCTCCGCAAATTAAGGGAATATCTCGGTCTAGCGAATTTCTATCGACGGTTCGTGCCCCACCTCGCTGAAATAGCGCAACTGCTCACGGATTTGCTACGTCAGCGAACCTGCAAAAACGCAGATATAGCTCTGACCGAAGATCAACTCGTTTCTTTCTCGCTGCCCTGAAAAAAGCGTTATCTAGCGCTACCATGTTGGTTTATCCAAAACCAGACGCCCCACGATGTTTACTCGTTGATGCATCCGATTCCGGAATCGGAGGTGTGCTACAACAGCTTGTTGACGGTATATGGCAaccgttgtctttcttttctaagcGGTTAAAACCCGCGGAAACCAAATACAGCACATTCAGTCGGGAATTATTGGCGGCATACCTGGCCGTTAAGCATTTCCGTCATATGCTAGAAGGTACCAATTTTGCCATATATACCGACCACAAGCCATTAGTATACGCATTTAACACCAAACCGGATCGCCATTCGCCGAGAGAAATTCGTCACCTCGACTTCATATCGCAGTACACGACGGATATATGCCACATCAAAGGGGCGACCAACGTGGCAGCCGATGCACTTTCACGTGCGCAGATCAATGCTATCCACACCACGTCTACAATTGATCTGGCACGTATAGCAGCTGACCAGGAGAATGACGAAGAACTTCTAAAGCTCCGGAATTCGTCATCTCTGAAATTTCAGCATGTTCCACTACCATCATCCACAGCCCATATTTGGTGTGATATTTCCACTGGTTACCAACGCCCTTATGTACCACAGAAATATCGTCGAGAAGTTTTCTCCGCTCTACATTCTCTGTGTCACATCCTGGTATTCGCTCCACTCAAAAGCTAATATCGACCCGTTTTGTGTGGACCAGTATCAACAAGGATATCAGAGAATGGACCAAGTGCTGTGTTGCGTGCCAAAAAGCGAAAATCcaccggcacataaaatcaccaatcgGTTCATTTTCGCAGCCCGATGCACGATTTCAGCACGTTCACATTGATATCGTTGGACCCCTGCCACCTTCGCAGAACTATTCATATTTGCTAACTTGCGTAGATAGGTTCTCGCGATGGCCCGAAGCCTGGCCCCTATCTGATATATCAGCAGAAATGGTCGCTAAAACGCTGATATCACAATGGGTTTCGCGTTTTGGCACACCCGCAACAATTACCACCGAGAGAGgacgtcagttcgattcccaccttttcaccgagctgactcgtctcctcgggtgtaaacacacccgcactaCAGCTTACCACCCTGCAGCAAATGGCATGGTGGAACGCTTTCACCGCCAACTCAAGGCATCTATAAAAGCTGCTCCAGACAGTTCTCACTGGTTGGAACATCTCCCTCTCATCCTCCTTGGAATTCGATCCACGATTAAGGAAGAACTGGGATATACTCCGGCCGAACTCGTTTATGGCACAACACTCACCTTACCTGGGCAGATGATCGAACCTGTTTCACAAAACTTCCCTGacccacaacaatatgtgcaccgATTACGAACATCCATGTCGCAAGTATCACCCTCAGGCCCCAGACAACAGAACGTCGTTTCACGTGTCCCAAAAGATATCAACACATGGACTCATGTCTTCGTGAGGAATGATGGGATACCCTCTCAACTTCGACCACCATATTCCGGGCCCTACAAGGTCATCAAAAGAGAACCCAAGTATTTCGTCCTCGATATTGGAGGTAAACGAAATACGGTCTCGATTGATCGTTTAAAAAAAGCTTTCATCGAGGAGGACTTACATTCAGTCCCCTCTTTTCCTCAAACAGACTCGGCAACTCCAGCGAACACCACAGATGCTGCACAACCCCGACACACCAAATCAGGAAGAACAGTTCGATGGCCAGCAAGGTTTGTGCAAGTTTTTCGGGTAAGTTCTGAACTCCTAACGTATCCATCTTCCTAATGAACACATAACTGCATCACCCACCcaaagaaatcaaagaacatttgtgtacgtaaagaaaaaaaaaatgaaaacaaaaactgtctgtatgaacttttacggaacatttcaaaatcgaactttgccgatgaacatttctttcatttttgcatgtacatattttttgttttctcttcaaaatgtttgctttctcataaatatatttttttgctaactgtatatccacacacatttacaaatcttGTTCTCATGCGTGCTAtcactcgatttttttttttcgccaCTGAAAGATACCTTGTCTCTATTAGACCTCTAGTAGGTCGAGTAATCAATAGACGCACATCTCTTTCAACGCGCCAACATAATTCTGCctgggcacatatacatattgcccaccatatagcacatacaaattgtaaacctttcatccatatttttatcgttcaatgtgtaaaaaaatttttttctacatgcacacaatcaaaaaaaaaaaaaataataaaaataataataataatacatttccaATATCGTTCGATCTCTGTGGCTTTCTCACTAGAAGGGGGGtagtgtaagaattagcacttccttctcaaagcttggattcgaaatcagacccaagaatcattggtcgtaaaataccaatgcacaaaaaggcgcgaaatcagaatctctttgttctgacaaaaaatgatggatcgtctccttcgacctctgacccgagcaggtcaggcgaagtttaacaggacgaccagcgacctactgtactcaataacactcttgcggtatatctatttttctggctatttgagatgttataaatagaacggagaaataggtatctagagagaagccgaaccaacgtttaagagaacgtcacgcatttatgaggacgacgaaagaatattcagaaaggtgactctgtcatgcatgatttacacacacgcaccatcaaacatattctgctttaatgtgtatcctgtattatgcatttctttaatatgtattatttgcaaccactatttaatatgcattttgtacaagcgatgtgtaacattgcttacaaattgatgtagtgataataaatctttaatttattacaaagcacttatgtatttattaatacatccacgcatccactacaTAATGATACCTgcattctcatatacacacatacaaatatgctcaCATCTATACATCAAACATGTCATTTTGAGACAATGGAACACATTCGGACATACTTGCATGtgagtacatatgtacgtatgtacgcatgtatgtatgtgtgtattaatagcATGCATGTCgttcatgcatacatgtttgtgtacagGAATTAATGTGCATG
Coding sequences within:
- the LOC118763559 gene encoding uncharacterized protein LOC118763559 yields the protein MKQLLGDETLPEKIFKQLFLQRLPSNTQVVLASTRENTSLEELAELADKIAEVPHRYPTVSTVTPAAPSTNPFRAQTSSSEISDLRALMTQQAAQIQILTAQIQALKFSPQRRSTSRSRRDGRRSRSPSATRNSHDTCWYHRTFGTRAQKCTVPCSFSSPSSGNGTARN
- the LOC115212160 gene encoding uncharacterized protein LOC115212160 gives rise to the protein MVERFHRQLKASIKAAPDSSHWLEHLPLILLGIRSTIKEELGYTPAELVYGTTLTLPGQMIEPVSQNFPDPQQYVHRLRTSMSQVSPSGPRQQNVVSRVPKDINTWTHVFVRNDGIPSQLRPPYSGPYKVIKREPKYFVLDIGGKRNTVSIDRLKKAFIEEDLHSVPSFPQTDSATPANTTDAAQPRHTKSGRTVRWPARLTGLAGSTSMP